A single genomic interval of Coregonus clupeaformis isolate EN_2021a chromosome 36, ASM2061545v1, whole genome shotgun sequence harbors:
- the LOC121552634 gene encoding gamma-aminobutyric acid receptor subunit rho-1-like produces the protein MRTDVLLLLLAWMVGASGRSIGPSRHVRQTYSQIRFIREVPSTVQGRQKVGSPILRRSPDMTKTTMTKSEQLLSINDHDFTMRPGFGGHTVEVGVDVQVESLDTISEVDMDFTMTLYIRHYWKDKRLSFHSTTNKSMTFDGRLVKKIWVPDLFFVHSKKSFTHDTTTDNVMLRVYPDGKVLYSLRVTVTSMCSMDLSRFPLDTQTCSLEIESYAYTDDDLMLYWKKGNNSLSTDERISLSQFLIQEFHTTSKKSFYSSTGWYNRLYINFTLRRHIFFFLLQTYFPATLMVMLSWVSFWIDRRAVPARVPLGITTVLTMSTIITGVNASMPRVSYIKAVDIYLWVSFVFVFLSVIEYAAVNYLSTVQERKERKLRERLPCTCGMTHPGMMGSYSEDDVNNTGNYGGVPMENGAVMQQRMMVHLDFEENDQITGHVGSSAYSSMWIDTHAIDKYSRVIFPGSYILFNIIYWSCYL, from the exons ATGCGCACGGATGTCCTACTGCTGCTACTTGCCTGGATGGTCGGTGCTTCTGGGAGATCAATTGGTCCGAGTAGACACGTGCGTCAGACCTACAGCCAAATCAG ATTCATACGAGAAGTACCATCGACTGTACAAGGACGTCAAAAAGTTGGCAG CCCTATACTGAGAAGAAGTCCAGATATGACCAAAACCACCATGACAAAGTCAGAGCAGCTCTTAAGCATAAATGACCACGACTTCACAATGAGGCCTGGCTTTGGAG GACATACTGTTGAAGTTGGAGTTGATGTTCAGGTAGAAAGTCTGGACACAATCTCAGAAGTTGACATG GACTTCACCATGACCCTGTATATTAGGCACTACTGGAAAGACAAGCGCCTCTCTTTCCACAGCACCACCAATAAGAGCATGACCTTTGATGGGCGCCTGGTCAAGAAGATCTGGGTGCCAGACCTGTTCTTTGTCCACTCCAAGAAGTCTTTCACACACGACACCACCACAGATAATGTCATGCTGAGAGTCTACCCTGATGGCAAGGTGCTCTACAGCTTAAG GGTGACGGTGACATCCATGTGCAGTATGGACCTGAGTCGCTTCCCTCTGGACACACAGACCTGCTCCCTGGAGATCGAGAGCT ATGCTTACACGGATGATGACCTGATGCTCTACTGGAAGAAAGGGAACAATTCCTTGAGCACTGACGAAAGGATCTCCCTCTCCCAGTTCCTCATCCAGGAGTTCCATACCACCAGCAAAAAATCATTCTACAGCAGCACAG GCTGGTACAACCGCCTGTACATCAACTTCACCCTGCGACGCCACATCTTCTTCTTCCTGCTCCAGACCTACTTCCCTGCCACTCTGATGGTCATGTTGTCCTGGGTGTCCTTCTGGATCGACCGCCGGGCCGTACCGGCCAGGGTTCCTCTTG GTATCACCACGGTGCTCACCATGTCCACCATCATCACTGGAGTCAATGCCTCCATGCCCAGGGTTTCCTACATCAAAGCTGTGGACATTTACCTCTGGGTCAGTTTTGTGTTTGTGTTCTTATCGGTTATAGAGTACGCTGCAGTGAACTACCTGTCTACGGTGCAAGAACGGAAGGAAAGAAAGCTACGAGAAAGG CTGCCCTGCACCTGTGGCATGACCCACCCAGGCATGATGGGTAGCTACAGCGAGGATGATGTCAACAACACAGGGAATTATGGCGGTGTGCCGATGGAGAACGGCGCTGTGATGCAGCAAAGGATGATGGTCCATCTGGACTTTGAGGAGAATGACCAGATCACAGGACACGTGGGCTCCAGCGCTTACAGCAGTATGTGGATCGACACCCATGCCATAGACAAGTACTCCCGGGTCATCTTCCCTGGGTCCTATATTCTGTTCAACATCATCTACTGGTCCTGCTACCTCTAA